In bacterium, the genomic window GCCGAGCGTTTTCGCGACCTGGCGCAGCAGCACCAGATTCGCCTGATGGAAAAGATAGAGGTCCACGTCGGCCGGCTTCAGGCCGTTCCGCTCCAGCAGATCGAGGACGGCGGCGCGCAGCTTCCGGCTGGCCTGCATGATCACCGTGCGGCCGTCCATCGCCAGCGGCGCGTCGAAGTCGAGCGCGAGCGCCGACGCCAACTCGCCGTTGCCGTCGAGCCGCGCGTCGATCACCTGCATCGGCCCTTCGCCGGGGGCGAGGACCGCCGCGCCGGCGCCGTCGCCGAAGAGGATCGCCGTCTCCTT contains:
- a CDS encoding ketoacyl-ACP synthase III, with product KETAILFGDGAGAAVLAPGEGPMQVIDARLDGNGELASALALDFDAPLAMDGRTVIMQASRKLRAAVLDLLERNGLKPADVDLYLFHQANLVLLRQVAKTLGVPPERVFTNVERYGNTSAASLLIAASEAADAGLLRSGTHAALAAFGAGMTWGAALLRC